GAATCCCGATCCCCGACGACAAGATCGGGGAGACGCCCTTCTACAAGCCCGACGCCAACAGCCCGGAACTCCGCTACCTGCAAGAGAGACGTGCGGCCCTGGGTGGCTCCCTGCCCGCGCGCAGAGCCGAGATGCCGAGGCTCGAGATTCCAGCGCTGTCGGCCTTTCAATCGCTGTTGGATGGAACCGGCGAGCGAGAAATCTCCACCACCATGGCCTTCGTGAGAATGCTCTCCGCGCTCACCAAGGACAAGGAGATCGGCCCGAGCATCGTCCCCATCGTGCCCGACGAATCGCGCACCTTCGGAATGGAAGGACTCTTCCGGCAAGTCGGAATCTACGCTTCGGAAGGTCAGCTCTACGAACCCGTTGATTCGGATACGATCTCGTACTACCGCGAGGACAAGGGCGGCCAGATCCTTCAGGAGGGAATCAACGAAGCGGGCGGACTGGCCTCGTGGATTGCTGCGGGCACGTCGTACACGAACCACGGCCTGCCGATGATTCCGTTCTTCATCTTCTACTCGATGTTCGGCTTCCAGCGTGTCGGCGATCTGATCTGGGCCGCCGCGGATTCCCAGGTGCGGGGCTTCCTGCTAGGCGGCACAGCCGGGAGGACGACGCTCTCGGGGGAAGGCCTTCAGCATCAGGACGGTCACAGCCCGCTGCTCGCCGCAACGGTTCCGAACTGCCGGACCTACGACCCGGCATATGCCTACGAACTGGCCGTGATTCTCCAAGACGGCATGCAACGAATGTACAGCGACGGAGAAAACGTCTTCTACTACCTGACGGTGATGAACGAGAACTACGCCCAGCCCGCCATGCCCGAAGGCTCCCGGGAGGGGATCCTGCGCGGCATGTACCGGCTTCGCGAAGCACCCGCCGGCGACGGGCCGAAAGTGCGGTTGCTCGGCAGCGGCACGATCCTTCGCGAGGTCCTGGCGGCTGCGGAGCTGCTCGAGAGTGATCATCAGGTTCGCGCGGAAGTCTGGAGTGTCACCTCATGGAACGAGCTGCGGCGGGACGGAATGGAAGCCGAACGCTGGAATGGCCTCCACCCCACGGAGCCCCAACGCAAGAGCTATGTCGAAGAGAGCCTCGGAGATGCCCAGGAACCGGTCATCGCAGCAACGGACTACATGCAGGCCCTTCCCGACCAGATCCGGCCGTTCGTGCGTGCGCGCTTCCGCAGCCTGGGAACCGACGGCTTCGGGCGCTCGGACACCCGGGAGCGATTGCGCCACTTCTTCGAAGTGAATCGCTACTTCGTCGCAGCCGCAGCGTTGAAGACTCTTTCGGACGAGGGACATCTCCCGCCGAAGAGAGTCCAGGCCGCCCTCGAGAAATACGGCATCGATCCTTCCAAACCGCACCCTTGGAAGGTCTAGACACGTGAGCAGCCTTCTCGAATTCCGTCTTCCCGACATCGGCGATTTCCAGGGCGTCGAAGTCGTCGAGTTGATGGTCAGCGCCGGCGACACGGTCGAGAAAGAGCAATCGCTGATCGTGCTCGAAAGCGACAAGGCCACCATGGAAGTTCCAGCGCCCTGCGCGGGCGTCGTCCAGGAGCTGCGTGTCGCGTTGGGGGATCAGATCAGCGAAGGAGACCTGATCGCGGTCATCGAACCTGCGAGCGACGGGGTACCCGCCGAAGAACGACCCGATGCCCAACCGCCGCCGACGCCCGAGCCGCCTGCAGCCAGACCAACTCCGCAGCCCGAGCCGTCTGCAGCCAGACCAACTCCGCAGCCCGAGCCGTCTGCATCCGCCGCAGCCCCGGCTCTGGGCACGCCGAACGCCATGGCGGTGCCGACGATCCTGGAAGAAGGCGAAGACCCGCCCGAGGCCTGGAAACCGGCCAAGGCCCACGCCAGCCCATCGGTTCGTCGGCTCGCGCGCGAGCTGGGCGTCGATCTCACTCTCGTGCCCGGAGGCGGGCGCAAGGGCCGCATCCTGAAGGACGACGTCCAGGCCTTCGTCAAATCACTGGTCAGCGGCGGCGCCGGCGGCGGCGTTCCGATCGCCGGCGTGCAGGTCGCGGCTCCCCTCGAGATCGATTTCTCGAAGTTCGGCGAAACGGAGCTGCAGCCGCTGAACCGTATCCGCAAGCTCTCGGCCTCCAACCTGCATCGGAGTTGGGTCACGGTCCCTCATGTCACGCAATTCGATGAAGCGGACATCACCGAACTCGATGCGTTCCGGAAGAGCCAGAAGCCCGAGGCAGAACGTCGCGGAGTGAAGCTCACCTTCTTGCCTTTCGTCGTCAAAGCCGTCACGACGGCGCTGCGCGACTTCCCGCACTTCAATGCGTCCCTCGATCTCACCGGCGAGAACCTGATCTTGAAGCGTTATTTCAACATCGGGGTCGCTGTGGAGACGGAAAATGGCCTCGTCGTGCCGGTGATCCCGGACGCGGAGAACAAAGGCCTCTTCGAACTGGCCGGCGTGCTCGGGGATCTCTCGGAACGTGCCCGCACGCGCAAGCTGCGACCGTCGGATCTGCAGGGCGGAAGCTTCAGCATTTCGAGCCTTGGCGGGATCGGAGGCACCTTCTTTACGCCGATCGTGAATCATCCGGAGGTCGCCATCCTCGGCATCTCCCGCATGGAATGGAAGCCCGTTCACCAGGATGGAGCCTTCATCCCCAGGCTCATCCTGCCGCTCTCCCTCTCCTATGACCATCGGGTGATCGACGGCGCGGACGCCGTGCGCTTCACCAGCCACCTCTCGGGCCTGCTCTCGGATCTCCGGCGTCTGCTGCTCTGATGCCGGAAGCCGTCACGGTTCGCGTCCCCGATATCGGGGAGTTCGACGGCGTCGATGTCGTCGATCTGCTGGTCGGCCCCGGCGACACCCTCGCCGTCGAGGATTCCATCGTCACCATCGAAAGCGAGAAGGCCTCGATGGACGTGCCCTCGCCGGTCGCAGGCATCGTCGAGCGAATGTTGGTCCGTGTCGGCGATCAGGTCGGCGAAGGCAATGCGCTCTGTGTCGTGCAGGTGGAGGCGTCCGCGGCAGTGGAGACGCCGGCGGCTGCGGAACCGGAGCCCTCCGAAAAAGCGGAGGCCACTGCGGCCCCGACCCTCAGCTCATCTGCGCCGGATACGGAAGTGCTCGTCCTGGGCGGCGGCCCCGGCGGCTACACCGCAGCCTTCAGGGCGGCCGATCTCGGCAAGAAGGTCACGCTGGTCGAGCGCCACGCGACGCTCGGTGGCGTTTGCCTGAATGTCGGCTGCATCCCCTCGAAGGCCCTGTTGCATATGGCCGATGTGATCGAGGAAGCGGCAGCGCTTGCAGAGCACGGTGTCGATTTCGGAACGCCTCGGCTCGATCTCGAACGGATTCGCGCGCGCAAGAACGAGGTGGTCCTGGGGTTGACCCGAGGCCTCTCCGGACTGGCGAAACAACGACACGTGGAGATCATCCAGGGCGAGGGCCGGTTCGTCGGCAGCCACGAACTCGAGGTCCATGGAAAGGATGGCACCCGCCGCATCCGCTTCCAGAACGCGATCATCGCGGCTGGCTCGCGCACCGTGGAGCTTCCGGGAATCCCCGATGACCCGCGCGTGCTCGATTCGACCTCCGCTCTCGAACTGGGATCCGTCGCCGGCAAGCTGCTGGTGATCGGCGGCGGCATCATCGGCCTCGAAATGGCCACGGTGTACGCGGGCTTCGGCGCTCGTGTCTCCGTGGTCGAGCTATTCGACCGTCTGATGACCGGTACCGACCGCGATCTGGTCCGCCCCCTGGAGCGACGCTTGAAAAAGCGCCTGGACGCGATCTGGCTCGGCACCCGGGTCGAAAGGATCGAGAGCAAGGCCGATGGTCTGGTCGTGACCTTCTCCGGAAAGGATGCTCCGGAACAGGAGCGCTTCGATCAGGTATTGGTCGCCGTCGGGCGCCGACCCAACGGCGACCAGATCGGCGCCGAAGCCGCCGGAATCCTCGTGGACGAGCGCGGCTTCGTATCCGTGAATGCCGAGCAACGCACCAACCTGGCTCACATCTACGCCATCGGCGATCTCACCGGCCAGCCCATGCTCGCACACAAGGCGACCCACGAGGGTAAGACCGCTGCCGAAGTCATTGCCGGCCTTCCCGCTTCCTTCGACGCACGCGCCATTCCCTCGGTCGCCTACACGGATCCCGAGATCGCCTGGACCGGCGTCACCGAGGAAACAGCCAAGGCCGAAGGCATCCTGG
This region of bacterium genomic DNA includes:
- the lpdA gene encoding dihydrolipoyl dehydrogenase, producing MPEAVTVRVPDIGEFDGVDVVDLLVGPGDTLAVEDSIVTIESEKASMDVPSPVAGIVERMLVRVGDQVGEGNALCVVQVEASAAVETPAAAEPEPSEKAEATAAPTLSSSAPDTEVLVLGGGPGGYTAAFRAADLGKKVTLVERHATLGGVCLNVGCIPSKALLHMADVIEEAAALAEHGVDFGTPRLDLERIRARKNEVVLGLTRGLSGLAKQRHVEIIQGEGRFVGSHELEVHGKDGTRRIRFQNAIIAAGSRTVELPGIPDDPRVLDSTSALELGSVAGKLLVIGGGIIGLEMATVYAGFGARVSVVELFDRLMTGTDRDLVRPLERRLKKRLDAIWLGTRVERIESKADGLVVTFSGKDAPEQERFDQVLVAVGRRPNGDQIGAEAAGILVDERGFVSVNAEQRTNLAHIYAIGDLTGQPMLAHKATHEGKTAAEVIAGLPASFDARAIPSVAYTDPEIAWTGVTEETAKAEGILVRKAVFPWAASGRALGIGRSEGLTKLLFSEEDGRLVGAGITGPGAGDLIAEATLALELGADAEDIGLTVHPHPTLSETIAMAAELAAGTITDLLPPKRP
- the aceE gene encoding pyruvate dehydrogenase (acetyl-transferring), homodimeric type codes for the protein MADPKTDLDPQETAEWLDALDSAIRNEGVERGHFLIERLIDKARRSGAHLPYSANTAYLNTIHASNEPQMPGEPGLEHRIRSIIRWNAMAMVVQANREVSELGGHIASFASAATLYDVGFNHFFKGPDHPDGPDLLYIQGHCSPGIYARAFLEGRISEAQLYDFRREVERDGLTSYPHPWLMPDFWQFPTVSMGLGPISAIYQARFMKYLENRGLAEMGQRKVWAFMGDGEMDEPESLGAIGLAARENLDNLIFVVNCNLQRLDGPVRGNGKIIQELEGTFRGAGWNVIKVIWGDRWDPLLARDKKNLLLERMESAVDGDYQNYKSRGGRYVREHFFGAHPELEAMVANFTDDDIWQLNRGGHDPSKVYAAYDAAVHTTGQPTVILAKTVKGYGMGEAGEGKNFTHQQKKLGEESLKKFRDRYRIPIPDDKIGETPFYKPDANSPELRYLQERRAALGGSLPARRAEMPRLEIPALSAFQSLLDGTGEREISTTMAFVRMLSALTKDKEIGPSIVPIVPDESRTFGMEGLFRQVGIYASEGQLYEPVDSDTISYYREDKGGQILQEGINEAGGLASWIAAGTSYTNHGLPMIPFFIFYSMFGFQRVGDLIWAAADSQVRGFLLGGTAGRTTLSGEGLQHQDGHSPLLAATVPNCRTYDPAYAYELAVILQDGMQRMYSDGENVFYYLTVMNENYAQPAMPEGSREGILRGMYRLREAPAGDGPKVRLLGSGTILREVLAAAELLESDHQVRAEVWSVTSWNELRRDGMEAERWNGLHPTEPQRKSYVEESLGDAQEPVIAATDYMQALPDQIRPFVRARFRSLGTDGFGRSDTRERLRHFFEVNRYFVAAAALKTLSDEGHLPPKRVQAALEKYGIDPSKPHPWKV
- a CDS encoding dihydrolipoyllysine-residue acetyltransferase, coding for MSSLLEFRLPDIGDFQGVEVVELMVSAGDTVEKEQSLIVLESDKATMEVPAPCAGVVQELRVALGDQISEGDLIAVIEPASDGVPAEERPDAQPPPTPEPPAARPTPQPEPSAARPTPQPEPSASAAAPALGTPNAMAVPTILEEGEDPPEAWKPAKAHASPSVRRLARELGVDLTLVPGGGRKGRILKDDVQAFVKSLVSGGAGGGVPIAGVQVAAPLEIDFSKFGETELQPLNRIRKLSASNLHRSWVTVPHVTQFDEADITELDAFRKSQKPEAERRGVKLTFLPFVVKAVTTALRDFPHFNASLDLTGENLILKRYFNIGVAVETENGLVVPVIPDAENKGLFELAGVLGDLSERARTRKLRPSDLQGGSFSISSLGGIGGTFFTPIVNHPEVAILGISRMEWKPVHQDGAFIPRLILPLSLSYDHRVIDGADAVRFTSHLSGLLSDLRRLLL